The Blastomonas fulva genome contains a region encoding:
- a CDS encoding NADPH:quinone oxidoreductase family protein, whose protein sequence is MKALLSTAVGGPETLQMTEVDAPVAGPGELLVAVKACSINFPDALIIKDMYQLKPQRPFAPGSEIAGVVEAVGEGVTGWSVGDRVIAGTGFGGLVEKKVVAAAGAYRLPEQFSFEQGASLLMTYGTSIHALKDRGHIKPGDTLLVLGAAGGVGLAAVELGKAYGARVVAGVSSEAKAQAARESGADEVVVYGRQPFDKDQSKALANAFKDAVGPNGADIVYDAVGGDYSEPAVRAMAWEGRFLVVGFPAGIAKLPLNLTLLKSCDVCGVFWGAFAAREPKRNAANIAELFDLWAAGKISPRISETFSFETAHEAIARLENREAIGKLVVTM, encoded by the coding sequence ATGAAAGCCCTTTTGTCGACCGCCGTTGGCGGACCCGAAACGCTCCAGATGACCGAGGTCGACGCGCCCGTCGCGGGTCCCGGTGAACTGCTGGTCGCGGTCAAGGCCTGCTCGATCAACTTCCCCGACGCGCTGATCATCAAGGACATGTACCAGCTCAAGCCCCAGCGCCCGTTCGCGCCGGGTAGCGAGATTGCAGGCGTGGTCGAGGCGGTGGGCGAGGGCGTCACCGGCTGGTCGGTCGGCGACCGGGTGATCGCGGGCACCGGCTTTGGCGGGCTTGTCGAGAAGAAGGTCGTTGCGGCTGCGGGCGCCTACAGGCTTCCCGAGCAGTTCAGCTTCGAGCAGGGCGCATCGCTGCTGATGACCTATGGCACATCGATCCACGCGCTCAAGGATCGCGGCCACATCAAGCCGGGTGATACCCTGCTGGTGCTGGGCGCGGCGGGCGGCGTAGGCCTCGCGGCTGTCGAACTCGGCAAGGCCTATGGCGCACGCGTCGTTGCAGGCGTCTCGAGCGAGGCCAAGGCACAGGCGGCACGCGAATCCGGAGCGGACGAAGTGGTGGTCTATGGCCGACAGCCGTTCGACAAGGACCAGTCCAAGGCGCTCGCGAACGCGTTCAAGGATGCGGTCGGCCCCAATGGCGCGGACATCGTCTATGATGCGGTCGGCGGCGACTACAGCGAGCCTGCGGTGCGCGCGATGGCCTGGGAAGGCCGCTTCTTAGTGGTCGGCTTCCCCGCCGGGATCGCCAAGCTGCCGCTTAACCTGACGCTGCTCAAGAGCTGCGATGTCTGCGGTGTGTTCTGGGGCGCGTTTGCCGCGCGCGAGCCCAAGCGCAACGCCGCCAACATCGCAGAGCTGTTCGACCTGTGGGCGGCGGGCAAGATTTCCCCGCGCATTTCGGAAACCTTCAGCTTCGAAACCGCGCATGAGGCGATCGCCCGGCTTGAAAATCGCGAGGCGATCGGCAAGCTTGTGGTGACGATGTAA
- a CDS encoding DUF1476 domain-containing protein, whose amino-acid sequence MTTFNDRERAFEAKFAADEDLQFRITARRNRLLGNWAAEQMGLTPAETDSYAKSVVQADFEEAGDEDVIRKLLGDLVSAGVEIDELGVRAALEAKMVEARRQYIEEAN is encoded by the coding sequence ATGACCACTTTCAATGACCGCGAACGCGCGTTCGAAGCCAAGTTTGCAGCCGATGAAGACCTGCAGTTCCGCATCACCGCGCGGCGCAACCGCCTGCTGGGCAACTGGGCGGCAGAGCAGATGGGCCTGACGCCTGCCGAAACCGATTCCTACGCCAAGTCGGTCGTCCAGGCCGATTTCGAGGAAGCCGGTGACGAGGACGTGATCCGCAAGCTGCTGGGCGATCTGGTCTCGGCGGGCGTTGAAATCGACGAGCTGGGCGTCCGTGCCGCGCTCGAGGCCAAGATGGTCGAGGCGCGCCGCCAGTACATCGAAGAGGCGAACTGA
- a CDS encoding BolA/IbaG family iron-sulfur metabolism protein codes for MPMAAADIEALIKAGIPDAEVSITDLAGDGDHYAAHVVAESFRPMSRIARQRAVYAALGGRMGGELHALQLTTALPS; via the coding sequence ATGCCCATGGCTGCCGCCGACATCGAGGCGCTGATCAAGGCCGGTATCCCGGACGCCGAGGTTTCGATTACCGATCTGGCGGGCGATGGCGACCATTATGCCGCGCATGTCGTGGCCGAAAGCTTTCGCCCGATGAGCCGCATTGCCCGCCAGCGCGCGGTCTATGCAGCGCTGGGCGGACGCATGGGCGGTGAACTGCACGCCTTGCAACTGACCACGGCGCTCCCCAGCTAA
- the grxD gene encoding Grx4 family monothiol glutaredoxin, which yields MTDTAQARIAEIVQANDVLLFMKGTPLFPQCGFSSKAIAILDHLGVDYESVDVLQDMEVRQGIKEFSDWPTIPQLYVKGEFIGGSDIMMEMFEAGELQALMQEKGLVGAN from the coding sequence ATGACCGACACCGCACAGGCCCGCATCGCCGAGATCGTTCAAGCCAACGACGTCCTGCTGTTCATGAAGGGCACGCCGCTGTTTCCGCAGTGCGGCTTTTCCAGCAAAGCGATCGCCATCCTCGACCATCTCGGCGTCGACTATGAAAGCGTCGACGTGCTGCAGGACATGGAAGTCCGCCAGGGCATCAAGGAATTTTCCGACTGGCCGACCATCCCCCAGCTCTATGTGAAGGGCGAGTTCATCGGCGGATCGGACATCATGATGGAAATGTTCGAAGCCGGCGAACTACAGGCGCTGATGCAGGAAAAGGGCCTGGTAGGGGCCAACTGA
- the rarD gene encoding EamA family transporter RarD, with protein sequence MSGERERLKGLPEAIGAYTIWGFMPLFFKQLQGISPVEIVAHRVVWSVLLITAILWASRRLGEFTSALAVPRIRRYMIASTSLIAANWLIYIWAITNEHILAGSLGYYINPLINVALGVVFFRERMNRTQMVAIVLAAAGVLVLASESLASIWISLSLAASFGLYGMVRKMAPVGSLPGLACETSLMLPFALGYVLWAGLHDPTPGFGYSTLTDAYLIAGGAITTIPLLLFASAARKMPLSTLGFIQFIGPTIQFVLGVFVYDEPFTRAHAICFALIWAAVALFCVDGIRRSREARLATVEEPAPAS encoded by the coding sequence ATGAGCGGTGAGAGAGAACGCCTGAAAGGCCTGCCGGAAGCGATCGGCGCATACACGATCTGGGGCTTCATGCCGCTGTTTTTCAAGCAGCTGCAGGGCATTTCCCCGGTGGAAATCGTCGCGCACCGGGTGGTGTGGTCGGTTCTGCTGATCACTGCGATCCTGTGGGCCAGCCGTCGTCTTGGTGAATTCACGTCCGCCTTGGCAGTCCCGCGGATCCGCCGTTACATGATCGCGAGCACGTCGCTGATCGCCGCCAACTGGCTGATCTATATCTGGGCGATCACCAACGAGCATATCCTGGCAGGCAGCCTGGGCTATTACATCAACCCGCTGATCAACGTGGCGCTGGGCGTGGTGTTTTTCCGCGAACGGATGAATCGTACCCAGATGGTCGCTATTGTGCTGGCGGCGGCAGGCGTGCTGGTGCTGGCGAGTGAATCGCTGGCGTCGATCTGGATCAGCCTGTCGCTTGCCGCCTCGTTCGGCCTGTACGGCATGGTGCGCAAGATGGCACCGGTGGGGTCGCTCCCCGGCCTTGCCTGCGAAACATCGCTGATGCTGCCGTTCGCGCTGGGCTATGTGTTGTGGGCGGGGCTGCACGATCCCACGCCGGGCTTCGGCTATTCGACGCTGACCGACGCCTATCTGATCGCAGGGGGCGCCATCACCACCATCCCGCTGCTGCTGTTCGCCAGCGCCGCGCGCAAGATGCCGCTGTCGACGCTGGGCTTCATCCAGTTCATCGGCCCGACGATCCAGTTCGTGCTCGGAGTGTTCGTCTATGACGAACCCTTCACCCGCGCGCACGCGATCTGTTTTGCACTGATCTGGGCGGCGGTGGCGCTGTTCTGCGTCGACGGCATTCGGCGCTCACGCGAGGCACGGCTGGCGACGGTGGAAGAACCTGCTCCAGCCTCCTAG
- a CDS encoding glycine zipper 2TM domain-containing protein, producing the protein MLNLALASAAALLNPAPASPVALPVPTSFLSQEVAQFDRGERRAYREGRRDARRQARYEGRYWRGDDGRYRCQRSNGTTGLLVGAGVGALLGNEIAGRGDKTLGAIVGGLGGAAAGRAIDRSRVSCR; encoded by the coding sequence ATGTTGAACCTTGCCCTTGCCAGCGCCGCTGCCCTGTTGAACCCGGCCCCCGCCAGCCCGGTGGCCCTGCCGGTCCCCACCAGCTTCCTTTCGCAGGAAGTCGCCCAGTTCGATCGCGGCGAGCGCCGCGCCTATCGTGAAGGCCGCCGCGATGCACGCCGCCAGGCGCGTTACGAGGGCCGCTACTGGCGCGGTGACGACGGCCGTTATCGCTGCCAGCGCAGCAACGGAACCACCGGCCTGCTGGTCGGCGCCGGTGTCGGCGCGCTGCTTGGCAACGAGATCGCGGGACGCGGCGACAAGACGCTGGGCGCCATCGTCGGCGGCCTGGGTGGCGCAGCCGCTGGCCGGGCCATCGATCGCAGCCGGGTCAGCTGCCGCTAA
- a CDS encoding (2Fe-2S) ferredoxin domain-containing protein has protein sequence MKTEIRSHWSHAVLVCKKCQKRAKASFGREETPSLAKALKRRLPGGKGRKARLGVIEVPCLDICPKNGVVLIDTRHPDSWRIVREDADIDRLAEELST, from the coding sequence ATGAAAACCGAAATCCGCAGCCACTGGTCGCACGCCGTGCTCGTCTGCAAGAAGTGCCAGAAACGCGCCAAAGCCAGCTTCGGCCGCGAAGAAACCCCCTCGCTCGCCAAGGCGCTCAAACGGCGCTTGCCTGGCGGCAAGGGGCGCAAGGCTCGGCTGGGGGTGATCGAGGTACCCTGCCTCGACATCTGCCCCAAAAACGGCGTGGTGCTGATCGACACCCGACATCCCGACAGCTGGCGGATCGTGCGCGAGGATGCCGATATCGACCGATTGGCCGAAGAGCTTTCCACCTGA
- a CDS encoding J domain-containing protein translates to MAGKRSSDWGFPRWRGYGSSREAQTVRMCDRHGCNEAGNCPAPKSPNSPDRWYFCEKHAAEYNQGWDYFAGLDKEEAAARAAEEKRDTSGYRESVFNEWAGSGDGSRSRDEMRALDVLECHAHSEFDEIKKAYRRLAKANHPDTNQNDKEAAVRFQAIQAAYAVLRSAEERKTWKGV, encoded by the coding sequence ATGGCAGGCAAACGATCTTCTGACTGGGGCTTCCCCCGCTGGCGCGGCTATGGGTCGTCGCGCGAGGCGCAGACGGTGCGGATGTGTGACCGGCATGGTTGCAACGAGGCGGGGAACTGCCCCGCGCCCAAATCCCCCAACAGCCCGGACCGCTGGTATTTCTGCGAAAAGCACGCTGCGGAATACAACCAGGGCTGGGACTATTTCGCAGGGCTCGACAAGGAAGAGGCCGCCGCGCGCGCAGCCGAGGAAAAGCGCGACACCTCGGGCTATCGCGAATCGGTGTTCAACGAATGGGCAGGTTCGGGCGATGGCAGCCGGTCGCGCGACGAGATGCGCGCGCTCGATGTGCTGGAATGCCACGCGCACAGCGAATTCGACGAGATCAAGAAGGCCTATCGCCGCCTTGCCAAGGCCAACCATCCCGACACCAACCAGAACGACAAGGAGGCCGCCGTGCGCTTCCAGGCGATCCAGGCGGCCTATGCGGTGCTGCGCAGCGCCGAGGAAAGAAAGACCTGGAAAGGCGTGTAA
- a CDS encoding N-acetylmuramoyl-L-alanine amidase, whose product MAPISMLVLHYTGMQDAPSAIDWLANPASKVSAHYVVTEDGQIIRMVDEANRAWHAGRAHWRGIKDVNSASIGIEIVNPGHEFGYRPFPEEQMSALIPLVAEIVDRHGIPRANVVGHSDVAPARKQDPGELFDWQRLARVRLALPIPDGRLVDPYWSDGAFLLALERFGYDISDGRAATTAFQRRWRPGTITGEIDGECRAILFSLLLDRDAGRYR is encoded by the coding sequence ATGGCTCCGATCAGCATGCTGGTCCTGCATTATACCGGAATGCAGGACGCGCCGTCGGCGATCGACTGGCTCGCCAATCCCGCCTCCAAGGTCTCCGCGCATTATGTCGTCACCGAGGACGGCCAGATCATCCGCATGGTCGACGAGGCCAACCGCGCCTGGCATGCGGGCCGTGCGCACTGGCGCGGGATCAAGGACGTCAACAGCGCCAGCATCGGCATAGAGATCGTCAACCCCGGCCACGAATTCGGCTACCGCCCCTTCCCCGAAGAGCAGATGTCGGCGCTGATCCCGCTGGTGGCGGAGATCGTCGACCGCCACGGCATTCCGCGCGCCAATGTCGTGGGGCACAGCGATGTCGCGCCCGCGCGCAAGCAGGACCCCGGCGAGCTGTTCGACTGGCAGAGGCTGGCGCGGGTGCGGCTGGCGCTGCCGATTCCCGATGGCCGGCTGGTCGATCCGTACTGGAGCGACGGCGCGTTTCTGCTCGCGCTCGAGCGCTTCGGCTACGACATCTCGGACGGGCGCGCCGCCACGACCGCATTCCAGCGCCGCTGGCGCCCGGGCACGATCACCGGCGAGATCGACGGCGAGTGCCGCGCGATCCTGTTCTCGCTACTGCTCGACCGCGACGCGGGGCGGTACCGCTGA
- a CDS encoding DMT family transporter, translating to MTHDSPAPDLPERGFGRLDWAVAIAMMLLWGFNIIAMKSAVDSAGALPGAFLRQAIVAVVCLPFLRIVPGRMRLIGVLGVLSGGLFYVAVGLSLQVSTNVSALAIAGQLGVPFSLILAVIFLKEKIGIPRLIGIILALFGVVLLVFDPKVAGEMPAIAISACGSLIWAIATLIQRNLGGIGVLNISGWLGLIGSLVILPFALLLEPNGMAMLPNLSMETYAWTIYAALGSSIGGHGAMVWLLQRHSVSTVSPLTIPTPVISVAFATWWFGTPLTALMIAGGLIALLGVSIVAIRNAQRSRMLAEARLMKEGTRS from the coding sequence ATGACGCACGATTCGCCCGCGCCTGACCTGCCCGAACGGGGCTTTGGCCGCCTCGACTGGGCGGTCGCCATCGCCATGATGCTGCTGTGGGGCTTCAACATCATCGCGATGAAATCTGCCGTCGACAGCGCAGGCGCGCTTCCCGGCGCGTTTCTGCGCCAGGCGATCGTGGCGGTGGTGTGCCTGCCCTTCTTGCGGATCGTGCCGGGCCGGATGCGGTTGATCGGGGTGCTGGGCGTGCTCAGCGGCGGGCTGTTCTACGTCGCGGTCGGGCTGTCGCTGCAGGTCAGCACCAATGTCAGCGCGCTGGCCATCGCAGGCCAGCTGGGCGTTCCTTTCTCGCTGATCCTCGCGGTGATCTTCCTCAAGGAAAAGATCGGCATTCCGCGTCTGATCGGGATCATCCTTGCCCTTTTCGGGGTGGTGCTGCTGGTGTTCGACCCCAAGGTGGCGGGCGAGATGCCCGCGATCGCCATATCTGCCTGCGGGTCTCTGATCTGGGCGATCGCGACGCTCATCCAGCGCAATCTCGGCGGCATCGGCGTGCTCAACATCAGCGGCTGGCTGGGGCTGATCGGCTCACTGGTGATCCTGCCCTTCGCGCTGCTGCTCGAACCGAACGGCATGGCGATGCTGCCCAACCTCAGCATGGAAACCTATGCCTGGACGATCTACGCCGCGCTTGGCTCCAGCATCGGCGGGCATGGCGCGATGGTATGGCTGCTGCAGCGGCACTCGGTATCCACCGTCAGTCCGCTGACCATCCCCACGCCGGTGATCTCGGTCGCCTTTGCCACCTGGTGGTTCGGCACCCCGCTGACCGCGCTGATGATTGCAGGTGGATTGATCGCATTGCTCGGCGTCTCTATCGTGGCGATCCGCAACGCGCAAAGATCGCGGATGCTGGCCGAAGCACGGCTGATGAAGGAGGGCACCAGATCTTGA
- a CDS encoding CheR family methyltransferase → MIHSQPATNATRILAGLLEARTGQQIAPSRYWRIQTALAPMLKAQGIPDLDALVAVLSDPDNEKLLQESLDAMLNNESFFFRDTAMFAALRSEAFPALRERRAQRKTLRIWCAGTSTGQEAYSVAMLFDSEREKWVDWKIEIVGTDISASVISRAKLGRYSQFEIQRGLSVDYMLRYFTQDGEDWVIDPRLQAMVTFKEDNLLKPRGDLGRFDIILCRNVLMYFATETRHIAYSKLERSLENDGMLMLGAAETVLGHTDLFSATRELRGLYCKAVTGKTGQSIFPAPLG, encoded by the coding sequence ATGATCCATTCCCAACCCGCCACCAATGCCACCCGCATCCTTGCAGGTCTGCTCGAAGCGCGCACCGGGCAGCAGATTGCGCCGAGCCGCTACTGGCGTATCCAGACCGCGCTGGCGCCGATGCTCAAGGCGCAGGGCATTCCCGATCTCGACGCGCTGGTCGCGGTGCTGTCCGATCCGGACAATGAAAAGCTGTTGCAGGAATCGCTCGATGCGATGCTCAACAACGAAAGCTTCTTCTTCCGCGACACCGCGATGTTCGCAGCGCTGCGGTCGGAGGCGTTTCCCGCGCTGCGTGAGCGCCGCGCCCAGCGCAAGACGCTGCGCATCTGGTGCGCAGGAACATCGACCGGGCAGGAAGCCTATTCGGTCGCCATGCTGTTCGATTCCGAGCGCGAGAAATGGGTCGACTGGAAGATCGAGATCGTCGGCACCGACATTTCGGCATCGGTCATCAGCCGCGCCAAGCTGGGGCGCTACAGCCAGTTCGAGATCCAGCGCGGGCTGTCGGTCGATTACATGCTGCGCTATTTCACCCAGGACGGCGAGGATTGGGTGATCGATCCGCGCCTGCAGGCCATGGTGACGTTCAAGGAAGACAATCTGCTCAAGCCGCGCGGCGACCTGGGCCGGTTCGACATCATCCTGTGCCGCAACGTTCTGATGTATTTCGCCACCGAGACCCGGCACATCGCCTATTCCAAGCTCGAAAGATCGCTCGAGAATGACGGCATGCTGATGCTGGGCGCAGCCGAAACGGTGCTGGGGCATACCGATCTGTTCTCGGCGACGCGCGAGTTGCGCGGACTGTATTGCAAGGCAGTCACCGGCAAGACCGGCCAGTCGATCTTTCCTGCGCCGCTGGGCTGA
- a CDS encoding chemotaxis protein CheB, translating to MTGLDPVASARRLAPLVPEALPVSRVLIVDDSLVMRSIIQRIVEQAPGFSVCASLASAQAALDFLATEAADIVLLDIEMPRRSGLDALPDLIAASKQARILVLSSHCTDGAPATLKALALGASDTLSKPDHQFYPQSFIAALHEKLRILGDAARFSRQAMPPVAARPVASHGTLDCIAIGSSTGGISAIHELLRGLDPGIDAPILVTQHLPPDFIPFLVRHIADLGLRPVHQAQDGAVLQRGHIYCAPGTAHLGLQHSGGQTRIALIPEWPGTAYKPSVDPMFAAVAECFGANGAGVMLSGMGADGLSGARLLAATGAPIYVQDAQSSTVWGMPGAIARDGLASVILPPAGIARFIADCWLEPK from the coding sequence ATGACCGGCCTTGATCCCGTGGCATCTGCCCGGCGCCTAGCGCCGCTGGTGCCCGAAGCGTTGCCCGTCAGCCGTGTGCTGATTGTCGACGACAGCCTCGTCATGCGCTCGATCATCCAGCGGATCGTCGAGCAGGCACCCGGCTTTTCGGTCTGCGCCAGCCTCGCCTCGGCGCAGGCCGCGCTCGATTTTCTCGCCACCGAAGCTGCCGACATCGTCCTGCTTGATATCGAGATGCCCCGCCGATCGGGGCTCGATGCGCTTCCCGACCTCATCGCGGCCAGCAAGCAGGCGCGAATCCTGGTGCTGTCCTCGCACTGCACCGATGGCGCTCCCGCGACGCTGAAGGCGCTGGCGCTGGGAGCGAGCGACACGCTGTCCAAGCCCGACCATCAGTTCTATCCGCAAAGCTTCATCGCAGCCTTGCACGAGAAGTTGCGCATTCTGGGCGATGCGGCGCGGTTCTCGCGCCAAGCGATGCCGCCAGTGGCGGCAAGGCCCGTTGCTAGTCATGGAACGCTGGACTGCATCGCCATCGGATCCTCCACCGGTGGCATCAGCGCGATCCACGAACTGCTGCGCGGGCTCGACCCTGGCATTGATGCGCCGATCCTGGTGACCCAGCATCTTCCGCCCGACTTCATTCCGTTTCTCGTGCGCCACATCGCCGATCTGGGGCTGCGCCCGGTGCATCAGGCGCAGGACGGTGCGGTGCTGCAGCGCGGGCATATCTATTGCGCTCCTGGCACCGCGCATCTCGGCCTGCAGCACAGCGGCGGCCAGACGCGCATCGCGCTGATCCCCGAATGGCCCGGCACCGCCTACAAGCCTTCGGTCGATCCGATGTTCGCTGCGGTCGCCGAGTGCTTTGGCGCCAATGGCGCGGGCGTGATGCTGAGCGGCATGGGCGCTGACGGCCTGTCGGGCGCGCGGCTACTCGCCGCAACCGGCGCGCCGATCTATGTTCAGGATGCGCAGTCCAGCACCGTCTGGGGCATGCCCGGCGCCATCGCGCGCGACGGTCTTGCCAGCGTCATCCTTCCTCCCGCCGGAATTGCCCGGTTCATCGCCGATTGCTGGCTGGAGCCGAAATGA
- a CDS encoding response regulator produces the protein MKTCLVVDDSKVIRKVARHILETLDFTVSEAADGSEALDQCRDVMPDVVLLDWNMPVMSGMEFLCALRKVEGGAGPKVVFCTTENGRGHIQAAIDAGADEYVMKPFDRETLHSKLQIVGCA, from the coding sequence ATGAAAACCTGTCTGGTTGTTGACGATAGCAAGGTAATCCGGAAGGTCGCTCGGCACATTCTGGAGACGCTGGACTTCACCGTCTCCGAAGCCGCCGATGGCAGCGAGGCGCTGGACCAGTGCCGCGACGTGATGCCCGATGTGGTCCTGCTCGACTGGAACATGCCGGTGATGAGCGGGATGGAATTCCTGTGCGCGCTGCGCAAGGTCGAGGGCGGCGCCGGGCCAAAGGTCGTCTTCTGCACCACCGAAAACGGCCGCGGCCATATCCAGGCGGCGATCGACGCAGGCGCGGACGAATATGTCATGAAGCCGTTCGACCGCGAAACGCTGCACAGCAAACTGCAGATCGTGGGCTGCGCCTGA
- a CDS encoding chemotaxis protein CheW, translating to MKELYLIAVISGEKVVIPAEQVDSVVNVRESVPVPSAAPFIAGLFALRSRVLTLIDCQFFVTGEPADLTPGQPAIVVNIGGCHYGLLVDAVIDVVQSVVAPAPLPGQLPAGWSDIGRALLDFDGSTYLLIDPDYMVNPALRRAA from the coding sequence ATGAAAGAACTGTATCTGATCGCGGTCATCTCCGGGGAAAAGGTCGTCATCCCGGCAGAACAGGTCGACAGCGTGGTCAATGTTCGCGAATCGGTGCCGGTGCCTTCGGCTGCGCCGTTCATCGCGGGGTTGTTCGCGCTGCGCAGCCGGGTGCTGACGCTGATCGACTGCCAGTTCTTCGTCACCGGCGAGCCTGCAGACCTGACCCCCGGCCAACCGGCGATCGTCGTCAACATCGGCGGATGCCATTACGGCCTGCTGGTCGATGCGGTGATCGACGTGGTGCAATCGGTCGTGGCCCCTGCCCCGCTGCCCGGTCAGCTGCCTGCCGGGTGGAGCGATATCGGCCGGGCGCTGCTCGACTTCGACGGCAGCACCTATCTGCTGATCGACCCCGATTACATGGTCAATCCCGCGCTGCGCCGCGCAGCCTGA